In one Dreissena polymorpha isolate Duluth1 chromosome 7, UMN_Dpol_1.0, whole genome shotgun sequence genomic region, the following are encoded:
- the LOC127837571 gene encoding uncharacterized protein LOC127837571, with product MAAYHCCVPFCNNDSRYDKSLSFHSIPNNPNRKKEWLIKIKRDEGPLFKVKPHTKVCSAHFLSADFTRSLTGMRCLTKTATPSVFNWTKDTPSRKPPHNRTVEQTRSKKRKLEDGTPETDQDDFHSLQSADEIMTPTMEFHDYIQPEPMSEESKLAKAEEHIAFLENKLSQLSMERFGLERFSSDPKMIQFYTGFMSYNILIHVFHLLQPSAEKMTRWTQIQRQRSGQSNSINTDMTSRKESMPLIDQFFMFLVKLRLGLFQQDLGVRFGVSQSTVSRIIITWANFLYFQLGSLPIWPSRDQIDMHMPECFKAMYPKTRVVLDCTELKIQTPSAMSLNSEFYSFYKGTNTFKGLIGISPMGSVTFVSSLFAGSISDKEITKQSGIIPLLEAGDSVMADKGFLISDLVSTRGATLNIPPFLSKRDQFTKEEVEETQEIARVRIHVERAIRRIKEYHIFDAPLPIALAGSALQIWTVCCLLTLFRGPLF from the exons ATGGCAGCTTATCACTGTTGTGTTCCATTCTGCAACAATGACTCAAGATATGACAAATCATTGTCATTTCATAGCATTCCAAACAATCCAAATCGAAAAAAAGAATGGTTGATAAAGATCAAACGGGATGAAGGACCTTTGTTTAAG GTTAAACCCCATACAAAGGTATGCTCAGCACATTTCCTGTCAGCTGATTTTACTAGAAGCCTGACAGGAATGAGGTGCTTGACGAAGACAGCAACACCTTCAGTGTTCAACTGGACCAAAGATACACCGTCTAGAAAGCCACCCCACAACAGAACTGTTGAACAGACACGTTCGAAGAAAAGAAAGTTAGAAGATGGCACACC agaaaCTGACCAAGATGATTTTCACTCATTGCAATCAGCAGATGAAATTATGACACCCACAATGGAGTTCCATGACTACATCCAGCCTGAACCAATGTCGGAAGAAAGCAAGTTGGCCAAGGCAGAGGAACATATCGCGTTCCTGGAGAACAAGTTAAGCCAGCTGTCAATGGAGAGGTTTGGTTTGGAACGGTTTTCATCGGACCCTAAAATGATACAGTTCTACACAGGTTTCATGTCTTACAACATTCTGATCCATGTGTTCCATCTACTGCAGCCTTCAGCCGAAAAAATGACAAGATGGACGCAGATTCAAAGGCAACGCAGTGGACAGAGTAACTCAATCAACACAGATATGACATCAAGAAAGGAGTCCATGCCTTTAATTGACCAGTTCTTTATGTTCCTGGTGAAACTGCGGTTAGGTTTATTTCAACAAGATCTTGGTGTTCGCTTTGGTGTTTCCCAGTCAACAGTGAGCAGGATTATCATCACTTGGGCCAATTTCTTGTATTTTCAACTTGGTTCTTTACCAATATGGCCATCAAGAGACCAAATTGACATGCACATGCCGGAATGTTTTAAAGCGATGTATCCCAAAACCAGAGTTGTCTTGGACTGCACTGAACTAAAAATACAAACACCATCAGCCATGTCTCTGAACTCAGAGTTTTACTCTTTTTATAAAGGGACAAATACCTTCAAAGGACTGATAGGGATCTCCCCTATGGGAAGTGTGACTTTTGTATCGTCTTTGTTTGCTGGCTCAATTTCCGACAAAGAAATTACGAAACAGTCGGGAATTATACCACTGCTTGAAGCTGGAGACAGTGTGATGGCGGACAAAGGATTTCTGATTAGTGATTTGGTTTCCACCCGGGGTGCAACACTGAACATACCGCCATTTTTAAGTAAGCGTGATCAGTTTACCAAAGAGGAGGTTGAGGAAACCCAAGAAATAGCTCGTGTCAGGATTCATGTCGAAAGAGCAATTCGACGAATTAAAGAGTATCACATTTTTGATGCTCCTTTGCCAATTGCATTGGCTGGGTCAGCTCTTCAAATCTGGACTGTGTGTTGTCTCTTGACACTGTTCCGTGGTCCATTATTCTAA
- the LOC127837574 gene encoding uncharacterized protein LOC127837574, whose protein sequence is MLNSKEIESQSCACSAGKGSCAHVAALVYQVAHYKTLHKTTVPELVSKTSCPQSFHIPSKVDGIKPRPVNEVSFVKPNPKKSLHEQSESCICSTLYNPVNTSYPDNSFVDGIQTLLPLCDDTLQIFKILPQTSNPPPVKTTAYGTVYIGSTLAHQLPEPKADGSIFRIPDGPEFPKLPVHDRYVQPVYATVLTENESLFMDSMQVSESESVEIERETRSQSLNPLWNRLRQKRLTASIFKDVVSRQKDFESLVERLTSGRKIQTAAMKHGLEHECEAALEYSTHKQVNVRPCGFVINPAAPFIGASPDRIVYDPSESDPFGLLEIKCPLKESYKEAPCLKGNSDGTFSLRESNSYYMQVMGQMAVTGLPWCDLCVWTENDMHIERIYFNDKLWSDMFSKLSIFYHQHLIKKFV, encoded by the coding sequence ATGCTGAATTCCAAGGAGATCGAGTCACAGTCATGTGCATGCAGTGCTGGAAAGGGTTCGTGCGCCCATGTTGCAGCCTTAGTTTACCAGGTGGCCCACTACAAGACGCTTCACAAGACAACTGTGCCAGAACTGGTGTCGAAAACATCTTGCCCGCAGTCTTTTCACATTCCATCAAAAGTTGACGGCATCAAACCAAGACCTGTCAATGAGGTCTCATTTGTCAAGCCAAACCCTAAGAAGTCACTTCATGAACAATCAGAGTCCTGTATTTGCAGCACTCTGTATAATCCTGTGAACACCTCCTACCCTGACAATTCATTTGTGGATGGCATACAGACATTGTTACCACTATGTGATGACACTCTACAGATTTTTAAGATTTTGCCACAAACAAGTAATCCTCCACCAGTGAAAACAACTGCATATGGGACAGTGTATATTGGTAGTACATTGGCACATCAGTTACCGGAGCCAAAAGCAGATGGCAGCATATTTCGGATACCTGACGGGCCAGAGTTTCCAAAGCTTCCCGTGCATGATCGTTATGTACAACCAGTCTATGCCACAGTATTGACTGAGAATGAATCTCTGTTTATGGATAGCATGCAGGTATCAGAGAGTGAATCTGTTGAGATTGAGCGTGAGACACGATCACAAAGTCTCAATCCACTCTGGAACAGACTACGACAAAAGCGGTTGACTGCTTCAATCTTTAAGGATGTAGTGAGTCGACAGAAGGACTTCGAATCACTCGTGGAACGTCTAACAAGTGGTAGAAAAATACAGACAGCTGCCATGAAACATGGACTGGAACATGAATGTGAGGCAGCTCTTGAATACTCAACCCATAAACAAGTGAATGTAAGACCATGTGGATTCGTTATAAATCCAGCAGCTCCATTCATCGGTGCGTCTCCAGACAGAATTGTGTATGACCCTTCAGAGTCTGATCCTTTCGGCCTCCTAGAGATAAAGTGCCCGTTAAAGGAGTCATACAAGGAAGCACCATGTCTGAAAGGAAACTCTGATGGGACATTTAGTCTTCGGGAAAGTAACTCCTACTATATGCAGGTCATGGGACAAATGGCAGTTACTGGACTTCCATGGTGTGACTTGTGTGTCTGGACAGAAAACGACATGCATATCGAGAGAATTTATTTTAATGACAAATTGTGGTCCGATATGTTTTCCAAACTAAGTATATTTTACCATCAGCATCTGATAAAGAAATTTGTCTAG